A window from Dunckerocampus dactyliophorus isolate RoL2022-P2 chromosome 15, RoL_Ddac_1.1, whole genome shotgun sequence encodes these proteins:
- the LOC129168047 gene encoding C-type lectin domain family 10 member A-like: protein MQSKLDMAGKKPPKAFILPVATIRLTFVIGLLFIAMPLAEAVKGEGQTANQDGPQDDVAESENRIHRLTESMIVIGKSLLERLEHLEGKAGNIQNLTGYMEKMDKKFQTLTGHVMEMTGQMKWMTKDAVEALLKTADRCPAPWVYRDKRCYLFVGESKTWHSAKDYCRAKGGHLASVHTKTMLDFLHGLAGGQRPWVGGYKEGGVWKWDDGSTFSVKNDGVAGSNDARWEAGEPNNAGGKEDCMEKVPSGGLNDETCSYWRPFLCQL, encoded by the exons ATGCAGAGCAAGCTGGACATGGCGGGCAAGAAGCCTCCAAAGGCCTTCATCCTCCCGGTGGCCACCATCCGCTTGACCTTCGTGATTGGACTCCTCTTCATCGCCATGCCATTAGCTGAAGCAGTGAAGGGCGAG GGCCAGACAGCTAACCAGGATGGACCCCAAGACGACGTGGCCGAGTCGGAGAACAGAATTCAC AGGTTGACTGAATCTATGATTGTGATTGGTAAATCACTACTGGAACGTCTGGAACACCTGGAAGGCAAAGCAGGAAACATCCAG AATCTGACTGGCTATATGGAGAAGATGGATAAGAAATTTCAG ACGCTGACAGGCCACGTGATGGAGATGACAGGACAGATGAAGTGGATGACTAAAGATGCTGTTGAG GCTCTTCTGAAGACAGCAG ACCGTTGCCCTGCGCCGTGGGTTTACCGTGACAAAAGATGTTACCTGTTTGTTGGCGAGAGTAAGACCTGGCATAGTGCCAAG GACTACTGCAGAGCCAAGGGTGGACACTTGGCCTCAGTTCACACCAAAACCATGTTGGACTTCCTCCATGGATTGGCTGGTGGACAGAGGCCTTGGGTTGGGGGCTACAAAGAG ggtGGTGTGTGGAAATGGGATGATGGTTCCACGTTTAGTGTGAAGAATGATGGAGTGGCAGGCAGCAACGATGCTAGATGGGAAGCAGGCGAGCCCAATAACGCGGGTGGTAAAGAAGATTGTATGGAGAAAGTGCCTTCAG GTGGACTCAATGATGAGACATGCTCTTATTGGCGCCCATTTCTTTGTCAGCTGTGA